Proteins from one Rosa chinensis cultivar Old Blush chromosome 7, RchiOBHm-V2, whole genome shotgun sequence genomic window:
- the LOC112178052 gene encoding uncharacterized protein LOC112178052, giving the protein MRFRVGTGDHISAWHNPWMPLPNSFKPFTKSAVGLEELKVCDLILEGEHEWNIPLLEELFTPYEAAIIAGIPLSIRGGDDTLQWHFDRRGNYGVRSGYHVAQIEEGRADRASTSLGTCGINPSYWKAIWGANIPPKVRVFVWRLLKGILPTRAGLSHKVSLPDDHCVFCNQSIDDGLHVFRDCDVTSYFWLLTTLGLKVNKVACANVIDWALNVIDILNWDQRCLFFMAFWVIWSKRNNVLWKGSFFCASNAAQWVVKLLEDYQSVHITGGTKARREKTKWQNPPSGRLKVNVGGSYRADHGDGGVGVVIHDAYGVCVPALARYFPHASSALHMEAEACRAGLLLAFHQNMTALEMESDCSLVVAALQQKVEDRSEIGRIMDDCKSYLTSFHPFQVRHIFREANGAANRLVHLASFNLLSDVWYKTDYRALFEISLEKGVE; this is encoded by the exons ATGAGATTTCGAGTTGGTACTGGAGACCATATATCTGCATGGCATAACCCTTGGATGCCTTTACCTAACAGCTTCAAACCTTTCACCAAATCGGCTGTGGGCCTTGAAGAGTTGAAAGTATGTGATTTGATTCTGGAAGGAGAGCATGAGTGGAATATTCCATTGTTGGAGGAGTTGTTTACACCTTATGAGGCTGCAATTATTGCGGGTATCCCTCTAAGCATTAGAGGGGGAGATGACACGTTGCAATGGCACTTTGACAGAAGAGGCAATTATGGAGTTAGAAGTGGCTATCATGTCGCTCAAATTGAGGAGGGCAGAGCTGATCGTGCTTCCACTTCTCTGGGCACATGCGGTATTAATCCAAGCTACTGGAAGGCAATTTGGGGAGCTAATATTCCACCCAAAGTTCGGGTGTTCGTTTGGAGATTATTAAAAGGCATATTACCGACAAGAGCTGGTCTTTCCCATAAGGTAAGTCTCCCTGATGATCATTGTGTTTTTTGCAATCAATCAATTGATGATGGCCTCCATGTGTTTAGAGATTGTGATGTCACGTCATATTTTTGGCTGCTCACTACTCTGGGTTTAAAAGTTAATAAGGTGGCATGTGCTAATGTGATTGATTGGGCCTTGAATGTGATTGACATACTTAATTGGGACCAAAGATGtctcttctttatggccttttGGGTAATTTGGTCTAAGCGGAATAATGTACTATGGAAGGGCAGCTTCTTTTGTGCTTCTAATGCAGCTCAATGGGTAGTTAAGCTCCTTGAGGATTACCAATCAGTGCATATCACTGGAGGTACAAAGGCAAGGAGGGAAAAGACGAAATGGCAGAACCCCCCTAGTGGGAGACTGAAGGTAAATGTTGGTGGCAGTTATAGGGCTGACCATGGTGATGGTGGTGTGGGAGTGGTAATACATGATGCATATGGTGTCTGTGTGCCAGCTTTGGCACGCTATTTCCCGCATGCTTCTTCAGCCTTACACATGGAGGCAGAGGCATGTCGGGCAGGTTTGTTGTTGGCTTTCCATCAGAACATGACTGCTCTTGAGATGGAGAGTGATTGCTCCCTAGTTGTTGCGGCTTTACAACAAAAAGTGGAGGATAGATCTGAAATTGGGCGCATTATGGATGACtgtaagtcatatttgacatCTTTTCACCCTTTTCAGGTTAGACATATcttccgtgaagcaaatggtgcagCCAATAGATTGGTGCATCTTGCTAGCTTTAATTTATTGTctgatgtttg GTATAAGACGGATTATAGGGCTCTATTTGAGATTTCTCTCGAGAAAGGTGTAGAGTAG